The genome window aaacaacgATCCACAGTTTTGAAAAGGTTATAATTGATGcacatacattaaataaaatccaGAATGATAAACAAGACGCATCAGCCCGTCAATCACGCTAACGCTACTCCATACGCTGCTTCATGTTGCCAAAAAGAAAATCCGAGATGTACGAGATGATTATATAGTGAAGGGTTCAGATTTTCTTTTATTGATGAACAGAGAGTAAATCGATGTAGTTCGCTAGCAGGTTGACTAGCATTTTTTCAACACAAAGCTTCGATTGCTTAGCTCGATGGTACCAAAGAGAACAGGGTATGAGGGGGTAGTTATTTTTCACGAAGATTATCGGGCTTTTCCTTACATGTACATGTTGGTGTTCTGAAAGTGTGCTGTTTTTGTGAAGGTGTAAAAAAAGTTCAGAAAACATATCTGAATGCTGTGATCTACTCTTAATGTGTAGCAAGTGAGTACTGTATGTgagtactgtatgtgtgtataaCATCTCTGTTATCTGGAGAATTTCTGTGCCTAGATAGTATTGCACTGATGGTTTTCCACTAAGCTACAGTTGCTAACATCAGAAACAGTACATTACATCTGATGACATAGATGGTTTACACactaatatataataatatttcaatCTTAGGTACAAACATATACTGCGTGGGACCTACACCTCCATCCATGCTTATTATAAGCTGCTGAATCAATTTGAAGAACAAGCACAACAGTCACTGATTCTGAGCGAACAATGTCATCGGAGGAGATGGAGGGCCTGTGCCCTTTGCCAGAGGTGACAGGCATCAAGGTAGAGCCACCAGTCAACATTGGCTCCACGGAGGATGCCAACTCGCAGAACACAATGGGCATAAAGTTTATTTTGCCTAATCGCTTTGACATGAACGTGTGCTCGCGCTTTGTGAAGTCTTTAAACGAAGAAGACAGTAAAAATATCCAGGACCAGGTCAATTCTGATTTGGAGGTAGCCTCTGTGTTATTTAAAGGTAAAGCAATGTTTGTTGTGATTTAGTGGTGAAAACAAAGTTtatgtaataaacaaaaatattttctcgGTCAACAGCGGAATGTAACATCCAGACTTCTCCCTCACCTGGGATTCAGGTCAGGCATGTGTACACGCCATCCACCACAAAACATTTCTCGCCAATAAAACAGTCCACCACGCTCACCAATAAACACCGTGGCAATGAGGTCTCATCCACACCATTACTTGTTCACTGTAAGTCctgttgtttattgtgtgtttttgtttgttttattaatgaccATATTTCTTAAGAAATGCCCACTGTTTAAAAGTATAACCATTGGTCATACAAggatattttattgttttttttctctttagcaCTATCTACACACCAGTTGGCAGCACAAGGAGAGATGGTGTTTTTAGCAAGTCGAATAGAACAAGGTTAGTTTCTGTGAAACACAGGAGAACTGCTAATTGGTTTTGAGTTGCATTGAACTCCAAGGGGTCTCATTCCTAAAATTGTGATAAACGAGTAAAAGACTGACAACTTTTcggttttattttcaaacagagTCTGTGATAAACCTGCAGGATGAAGAAGGATTCACTCCGTTGATGTGGGCAGCAGCTCATGGCCAGATCGCTGTTGTGGAGTTCCTGTTACAGAGTGTGCGTGCAAcatgttaatttttttgtattttttgtgctACCAGTTATCTTGCAGTTCTATATTATGCTATAAATCCTGTTAATAATACTCTGTTCCTGGAGCAGAAAATTGATATTACGAAACAttacaaaagtaatattttacgGATAAATCTCAAGATACTCACACTGTCTTTTCTTTCAGGGTGCAGATCCTCATCTGTTGGCCAAGGGCAGAGAGAGTGCATTGTCGTTGGCCTGTAGTAAAGGATACACAGATATTGTGAGAATGCTTATCGACTGCGGAGTTGACGTGAATGAGTATGACTGGGTGAGTAGTTCACGTTTCGGGTTTCTGAAGATCTCCTCAACTCATGAAATTTGAGATGTGAGAATGGTAATCATGTGTCTGACTTTACAATTATCACAAGAACATCTGCTTGTcgtttaaaagaaatgtttgagaaaatgTTGTTGATGTGCCTGGGAAGTCATACAAAACTATCAATGCTATAATAAAATCCATATTGTATAAGAGTTATCTCCAGTCTGCTCGTTTCATTGGTCAAGCCGTGTAATAAGTgtgataatgttttaaataatgggTAATTTTGTGTGCAGAATGGTGGAGCTCCATTACTTTACGCAGTCCACGGAAATCATCTTCGCTGCGTGGAAATCCTCTTAGGTAAACgcttatttagaaaatgtattcAGTTTAATTGAATTCATTACAGTGTTTACGTTTTCTTTACAGTTCCCCAAGTTTGGTCAGTGTAgtggtatatatatattaactttttCTTCCAATCACTGAACAGAGAGTGGATCTGATCCCACCATGGAATCCGATTCTGGTTTCAATGCAATGGACATGGCTGTTGCGATGGGTCATAGAAATGGTAACTAAACATTAAATACCACAAACATAATATGGTTAACATCATTAAATTGATagataacaaaaaatgaaaaggtaacactttattttacggtGCCCTTATTACAcatgttacatgtatttactatagtatttactataaattatgcataattacATGTTACTAACTATGATCCAAACCCTTACCCTATAGTAAGTACATGtagttaatttttattaatgtattattacaCTGTAACAGGGGCACTGtgaaataaagtgtaaccaatgaaaattctgtaatcatttattcaccctcttatcatttcaagaataaaagtcataaaggtttaaaatgacaagagggtgaataaatgatgacagaattttcatttttgggtgacctaacACTTAAAGTCTTGCTTTTTTTAAGTACTTGACAAATTAGTAATTTACGCTACTGTTGTTCAAAGGCAAAGTTTTGTTACAGGTTTGTGTTGCCTTTTCTCAAACTTCAAAAGGTCACAAAAGTGTTATAGCACAAGAAATGTAATCCAAGTTTTATGAAGGCATACAAACCTTtaagtgaaaaataaaagaacaaggAAAGCCACAGTGAGTGTAAATGACAAGGGTGACTAAACTTGCATTCTTGGGAAAACAAACCCTATAAGATGTGCCACATATAGACTTGTGAAAATAGAATCCATTGTTTTGTTGGTATCcaatttttaaaggaataattcattCCATAATTCAAGTTGTTATGAatctgtatactgtacatttctttgttatgatgatcacagagaaatatatttggaatgatgcttgtaaccaaacaattattGGCCACCATTTACTACCACATTAACTGTAGTTCTTCTGTTCCCCAGTTCAACAGGTTTTGGAGGCTCATCTTCTAAAGCTTCTGCAAGGTATCAAAGAATGACCATGGCAATAAAGCGACAATGAGAAAGAAAAACGCGAGAAGGACGTGAAGAGAATTTTCATGGTTTAGTAATAGCAAGTGAACTGATGAAGTAGACAATATCTTTTTGCATGTGCGGAACCAACTATACATGTACCgtaattgtttttgtctgtcattaatttattttaaggatttttaTGCACAGGtcaagaaacagaagaaaagtGCTGGCAAATTTAAGTGTGTTTATCTGTTAATATGTATGTGTGAGTTTTGTTTTGTAGTGACTTTGGTCAATGTAGTTATTTAGGTTTTGGAGTTGAAGATTAACTTGTCACAATTAAGCTGTTTCATAAGGACAATATCtattgaaatttgggagaaatgtaattaatttgAGAATTAATCTGTTAAAAGACTGGCAAGAACAAAATTGAACTAGTTTGCCATCAGAATTTACAGCAGGCCTTTACTAATTCTACAAGTACAAAGATAATTTGCGTGTAAATGCTGTTTGCACGTTGATTTGTAAACCTTGGATTGTACTGTTTAATAGAAGCTTGGTGctacactgtaaataaatctatttaaacGGAAGGATCTGTTTATATCTGACTGTTCTTAGTAGTTTGACATCTTCAGCACATTTTAATAGGACAGAAGCATTTTAAAACCACAAATGATACTACTTTCACAGAAGACTTAACAGTCAGAAAAGAATTACAAAATACTGTAGATCTTTATAAGAGTTTCTCCAGTCTGTAGAATGGTCTTAACAGTAGTCGTTTACT of Triplophysa dalaica isolate WHDGS20190420 chromosome 4, ASM1584641v1, whole genome shotgun sequence contains these proteins:
- the ankra2 gene encoding ankyrin repeat family A protein 2; translated protein: MSSEEMEGLCPLPEVTGIKVEPPVNIGSTEDANSQNTMGIKFILPNRFDMNVCSRFVKSLNEEDSKNIQDQVNSDLEVASVLFKAECNIQTSPSPGIQVRHVYTPSTTKHFSPIKQSTTLTNKHRGNEVSSTPLLVHSLSTHQLAAQGEMVFLASRIEQESVINLQDEEGFTPLMWAAAHGQIAVVEFLLQSGADPHLLAKGRESALSLACSKGYTDIVRMLIDCGVDVNEYDWNGGAPLLYAVHGNHLRCVEILLESGSDPTMESDSGFNAMDMAVAMGHRNVQQVLEAHLLKLLQGIKE